A single genomic interval of Granulicella tundricola MP5ACTX9 harbors:
- a CDS encoding glycoside hydrolase family 27 protein, with product MKLSRCLKALALTLICSPLASAQANKTLAAQPPMGWNSWDAYGLTITESQFRDNVDVLAKTLKPFGWNYAVIDEGWFLKNPLDRGTPDKLAYQIDANGRYIPVPARFPSALINNQNTGFEALGTYVHSQGLKFGIHIVRGIPRQSVADSLPIANSKFHAQDAADTTDPCPWDPTNWGVRDTPAGQAWYDSLLAQYAAWGVDYLKVDCISDHPYKPTEIRMLHRAILKTGRPIILSLSPGPTSPGIATELIPYAQMWRISDDIWDYWTNTRHFPRSLHDQFELAAAWAPYARPGTWPDADMLPLGFLGPIPGDGEARQSRLTHDEQQTMLTLWSMARSPLILGANLTKLDDWTTKLITNPDVLAVDQFGHDQRQVAREGNAVAWTSAGKGDIRYLALFNLNDKDKTIDRTYAFYNLPAGSYRARELWSHTDRGVSTAIHVTLPPHACILLELQPN from the coding sequence ATGAAGCTCTCCCGCTGCCTCAAAGCCCTCGCACTCACTCTCATCTGCTCCCCCCTGGCCTCAGCCCAGGCCAACAAGACCCTGGCAGCCCAGCCACCCATGGGCTGGAACAGTTGGGACGCCTACGGCCTCACCATCACCGAGTCCCAGTTCCGCGACAACGTCGACGTCCTCGCCAAAACCCTCAAGCCCTTCGGCTGGAACTACGCCGTCATCGACGAAGGCTGGTTCCTCAAGAACCCCCTCGACCGCGGAACCCCTGACAAGCTCGCCTACCAGATCGACGCCAACGGCCGTTACATCCCCGTCCCCGCCCGCTTCCCCTCGGCCCTCATCAACAACCAGAACACCGGCTTCGAGGCCCTCGGCACATACGTCCACTCCCAGGGCCTGAAGTTCGGCATCCACATCGTCCGCGGCATCCCCCGCCAGTCCGTCGCCGACTCCCTCCCCATCGCCAACAGCAAATTCCACGCCCAGGACGCCGCGGATACCACCGACCCCTGCCCCTGGGACCCCACCAACTGGGGCGTACGCGACACCCCCGCAGGCCAGGCCTGGTACGACTCCCTCCTCGCCCAGTACGCAGCCTGGGGCGTCGACTACCTCAAAGTCGACTGCATCTCCGATCACCCCTACAAGCCCACCGAGATCCGCATGCTCCACCGCGCCATCCTCAAGACCGGCCGCCCCATCATCCTCAGCCTCTCCCCAGGACCCACCTCCCCCGGCATCGCCACAGAGCTCATCCCCTACGCCCAGATGTGGCGCATCTCGGACGACATCTGGGACTACTGGACCAACACCCGCCACTTCCCCCGCAGCCTGCACGATCAGTTCGAGCTGGCCGCCGCCTGGGCTCCCTACGCCCGCCCCGGCACCTGGCCCGACGCAGACATGCTCCCCCTCGGCTTCCTCGGCCCCATCCCCGGCGATGGCGAAGCCCGCCAGTCCCGCCTTACCCATGACGAGCAGCAGACCATGCTCACCCTCTGGTCCATGGCCCGTTCCCCCCTCATCCTCGGAGCCAACCTCACCAAGCTCGATGACTGGACCACCAAACTCATCACCAACCCGGACGTCCTCGCCGTAGACCAGTTCGGCCATGACCAGCGCCAGGTCGCACGCGAAGGCAACGCCGTAGCCTGGACCTCCGCAGGCAAAGGCGACATCCGTTACCTCGCCCTCTTCAACCTCAACGACAAAGACAAGACCATCGACCGCACCTACGCCTTCTACAACCTGCCCGCCGGCTCCTACCGCGCCCGCGAGCTCTGGTCCCACACAGATCGAGGCGTCTCCACCGCCATCCACGTCACGCTGCCCCCTCACGCCTGTATCCTGCTTGAGCTGCAACCTAACTAA
- a CDS encoding GlxA family transcriptional regulator, translated as MRRVVITGPPPVQILDVTGPLEVFSNAPGYDIQLVAPDGGNILRTNRGVDLGSAIPLAQCTGPIDTLIIAGGPGAESGVYDPILTQWIAAAATRSRRVASICTGAFMLAEAGLLDGKNAVTHWLFCDSLAQQYPAVKVQRDPIYLRDGSIYTSAGITAGIDLSLALVEEDHGHHEALRIARFLVMFLVRPGGQAQYSHMLSHQAAASQPLRELQVWMLEHLRDHLSVESLAERLGVSPRHFTRVCLRETGLNPGQLIDRMRVEAAQQIIDSSAKGLKEVADACGFHSAEAMRRAFTRILGVTAADYASRFRRTP; from the coding sequence ATGAGGCGAGTCGTCATCACCGGGCCGCCGCCCGTTCAGATCCTGGATGTCACCGGCCCCCTGGAGGTCTTCTCCAACGCCCCCGGCTACGACATCCAGCTAGTCGCCCCAGACGGAGGCAACATCCTCCGCACCAACCGCGGAGTAGACCTCGGCAGCGCCATCCCTCTCGCCCAATGCACCGGTCCCATCGACACCCTCATCATCGCCGGCGGCCCCGGCGCTGAAAGCGGCGTCTACGATCCCATCCTCACCCAATGGATCGCCGCAGCTGCCACCCGCTCCCGTCGAGTAGCCTCCATCTGCACCGGAGCCTTCATGCTCGCGGAGGCAGGCCTGCTCGATGGCAAGAACGCCGTCACCCACTGGCTCTTCTGTGACAGCCTCGCCCAGCAATATCCCGCAGTCAAAGTCCAGCGCGATCCCATCTATCTCCGCGACGGCTCCATCTACACCTCCGCCGGCATCACCGCCGGCATCGACCTCTCGTTGGCCCTCGTGGAGGAGGATCACGGCCACCATGAAGCCCTCCGCATCGCACGGTTCCTCGTCATGTTCCTCGTACGCCCAGGCGGCCAGGCCCAGTACAGCCACATGCTCTCCCACCAGGCCGCCGCATCCCAACCCCTGCGCGAGCTCCAGGTCTGGATGCTCGAGCATCTCCGCGACCATCTCTCTGTAGAATCCCTCGCCGAACGCCTCGGCGTCAGCCCCCGCCACTTCACCCGCGTCTGCCTCCGCGAGACCGGCCTTAACCCCGGCCAGCTCATCGACCGCATGAGGGTCGAAGCCGCCCAGCAGATCATCGACAGCTCCGCCAAGGGCCTCAAAGAGGTAGCCGACGCCTGCGGCTTCCACTCCGCGGAGGCCATGCGCCGCGCCTTCACCCGCATCCTCGGCGTAACCGCAGCAGACTACGCCAGCCGCTTCCGCCGCACCCCCTGA
- a CDS encoding glycoside hydrolase family 27 protein, translating to MRPFLRTITSLLLFAPLLPMHAQQTAKLAATPPMGWNSWNWFAGKVTDKDVRQAADLLVSSGMRDAGYVYVNIDDTWEGKRDSTGVLHTNEKFPDMKALADYVHSKGLKLGIYSSPGSQTCARFEGSFGHEQQDADLYASWGIDYLKYDLCSFHNGNMRVTAPGDSAEAMTIQYKMMHDAYARMHQALLKTGRPIVYSLCQYGFDSVWQWGPEVGANLWRTTDDVNATFNSIALIGRDQAGLSRYAGPGHWNDPDMLEVGNGKLTLDENRTHMGLWSMLAAPLLAGNNLSELTPEITAILTNREILAIDQDKLGHQADRIYAEGPIEIWARPLADGSRALAIFNFGEQRSYLRGISLHLREAGAADGWHARDIWAAKDLGPITDKMPLTIPRHGSIVLRLTH from the coding sequence ATGCGCCCGTTTCTCCGGACCATCACCTCGCTCCTCCTCTTCGCACCCTTGCTCCCCATGCACGCCCAGCAGACCGCCAAGCTTGCCGCCACTCCGCCCATGGGTTGGAACTCCTGGAACTGGTTCGCCGGCAAGGTCACGGACAAAGACGTCCGCCAGGCCGCCGACCTCCTCGTCTCCTCCGGCATGCGCGACGCCGGATACGTCTACGTCAACATAGACGACACCTGGGAAGGTAAGCGCGACTCCACCGGCGTCCTCCACACCAACGAGAAATTTCCGGACATGAAGGCACTCGCCGACTACGTCCACAGCAAAGGCCTCAAGCTCGGCATCTACAGCTCCCCCGGCTCCCAGACCTGCGCCCGCTTTGAAGGCAGCTTCGGCCACGAGCAGCAGGATGCAGACCTCTACGCCTCCTGGGGCATCGACTACCTCAAATACGATCTCTGCAGCTTCCACAACGGCAACATGCGCGTCACCGCCCCCGGCGATAGCGCCGAAGCCATGACCATCCAATACAAAATGATGCATGACGCCTACGCGAGAATGCACCAGGCCCTCCTCAAGACCGGCCGCCCCATCGTCTACAGCCTCTGCCAGTACGGCTTTGACTCCGTCTGGCAGTGGGGCCCGGAGGTCGGTGCCAATCTCTGGCGCACCACCGACGACGTCAACGCCACCTTCAACAGCATCGCCCTCATCGGTCGAGATCAGGCCGGCCTCTCCCGCTACGCAGGCCCCGGCCACTGGAACGACCCCGACATGCTTGAAGTCGGCAACGGCAAGCTCACCCTGGACGAGAACCGCACCCACATGGGTCTCTGGTCCATGCTCGCAGCACCCCTGCTCGCCGGCAACAACCTCAGCGAGCTTACCCCTGAGATCACCGCCATTCTCACCAATCGCGAGATCCTCGCCATCGATCAGGACAAACTCGGTCATCAGGCCGATCGCATCTACGCAGAGGGCCCCATCGAGATCTGGGCACGTCCACTCGCGGACGGCAGCCGCGCCCTCGCCATCTTCAACTTCGGCGAGCAGCGTTCCTACCTCCGCGGCATCTCCCTCCACCTCCGTGAAGCAGGCGCAGCCGACGGCTGGCACGCACGCGACATCTGGGCTGCCAAAGACCTCGGCCCCATCACCGACAAGATGCCCCTCACCATCCCCCGTCACGGCTCCATCGTCCTCCGCCTGACCCACTAA